In Bacillus thuringiensis, the DNA window TTTGCGCCGCATCTTTATCTAACTTTTGAACGACACCAGTAAAATTACTATAAATCGTAAGCTCTTTCTGCTTTTTACTTAATTCTTCTTTTTGTAACTTTCCTTTTTCTTTCTCAAGATCGGTTGTCTTTTGCGCCATCTCTAACTCACTTACTTGCTCTTCCATCGGATCTGTTACTTCTTTCCCAGCTCCGCTATCTTTCGCCTTCTTAACTTCTTTCTTCAACGAATCAATCTTCTTCTTCCCTTGATCATAACGCATATCCGCCATCTTCTGATCAAGCTCAGCTTGCTTCATTTGAAGATTCATTTCTTCATTATCATAAGAGAATAACTTTGTTCCCTTTTCTACCTCTTGCCCTTCTTTCACAACAATTTCTTTCACTTTTCCTTTAGTCGGATCAGCATAGAAACTTTCAATATTTGCAGGCTTCACCTGTCCCGCAATTAACTTCGTATTATTAAGCTTTCGCTCCGTTACCTTCTCAAAACTTACAGCATCAGCCGTTGTTGTTGCGCCCTTCTTCTTCCCTTGTATTACAAAAATATTAACTGCTGCTACAATAACAATTAGTGCAATAACCCCGATAATAATCCATTTCTTCTTCTTGTTTGGAGTACGAACCGTATTTGGTAACATATTCTCTCTCCTTT includes these proteins:
- a CDS encoding efflux RND transporter periplasmic adaptor subunit — its product is MLPNTVRTPNKKKKWIIIGVIALIVIVAAVNIFVIQGKKKGATTTADAVSFEKVTERKLNNTKLIAGQVKPANIESFYADPTKGKVKEIVVKEGQEVEKGTKLFSYDNEEMNLQMKQAELDQKMADMRYDQGKKKIDSLKKEVKKAKDSGAGKEVTDPMEEQVSELEMAQKTTDLEKEKGKLQKEELSKKQKELTIYSNFTGVVQKLDKDAAQSSSQALGGQGKAFLQVASKDPFQVQGTLTELQKSQIQPDQTFTVTAKANNKKKWTGKITEVSEFPTSAEMAQAGGMGEATQNMSQYTYKASLDSQDGLSPGYHVSLQVNLENKTMIAVPTKSIVEKGDDAFVYVEDKGKLRKQNVKKGSTDGDWTEITEGATVGQKVVKNPSDDVYDGMEVKEK